A window of Corythoichthys intestinalis isolate RoL2023-P3 chromosome 14, ASM3026506v1, whole genome shotgun sequence contains these coding sequences:
- the LOC130930382 gene encoding mitochondrial import inner membrane translocase subunit TIM44-like yields the protein MAASLFRCYLLVGKHRLAFCSRPLVPLTWRGDADRLPRSPAAALQVRYASGRKGFLGEFVDNLRQEFSKNQEMKENIKRFREEAKRLEESDALQQARRKYKSIEAETVKTSEVFKKTLGSLSETMKESIEEVSRTDIGKKIKESVEEAARSAMHSAETVSKGGERLGKTSAFQAISQSVESMKKEMDVNDAGPYRAPPQLRKRSDFSSKGADGDTRVFEANEEALGVVLHKDSKWYQQWKDFKDNNMVFNRFFEMKMKYDESDNVLVRASRAVTDKVTTVLGGLFSKTEMSEVLTEIVKADPKFDKDSFLKQCEKDIIPNILEAMIRGELDVLKDWCYEATYSQLAHPIQQARALGLLFQSKILDIDNIDLAMGKMMDQGPVLIITFQAQVVMVLRSPKGDIVEGDPEKVLRTMYVWALCRDQEELNPNAAWRLLDISASSTEQAL from the exons ATGGCAGCCTCCTTGTTTCGATGTTATTTG CTGGTCGGCAAGCATCGTTTGGCCTTCTGTTCCCGGCCTCTGGTGCCCTTAACTTGGAGAGGAGATGCTGACAGGTTACCAAGGAGTCCAGCAGCAGCACTGCAG GTACGGTATGCCTCAGGTCGTAAAGGTTTCCTGGGAGAGTTTGTGGACAACCTTCGTCAGGAGTTCAGTAAGAATCAAGAGATGAAGGAGAACATCAAGAGGTTTCGAGAAGAGGCCAAGAGGCTGGAGGAGTCTGATGCACTCCAACAAGCACGGAGGAAATAT aAATCTATAGAGGCTGAAACGGTGAAGACATCGGAAGTTTTTAAAAAGACATTGGGCTCTTTGTCCGAAACCATGAAGGAG AGCATTGAGGAGGTGAGTCGTACGGACATTGGGAAGAAAATCAAGGAAAGTGTGGAGGAAGCGGCCCGCAGCGCCATGCACTCTGCTGAGACTGTTTCAAAGGGAGGAGAACGACTGGGCAAGACCAGCGCCTTCCAAGCTATTTCACAG AGTGTTGAGTCCATGAAGAAGGAAATGGATGTTAATGATGCGGGACCTTACAGAGCTCCCCCACAGCTGAGGAAAAGGAGTGATTTTTCCTCAAAGGGAGCAGATGGTGACACCAGAGTATTTGAAGCCAATGA GGAAGCTTTAGGTGTTGTTCTTCACAAGGACTCAAAATGGTACCAGCAGTGGAAGGATTTCAAAGACAATAACATGGTTTTCAACa GGTTCTTTGAGATGAAAATGAAATATGATGAAAGTGATAACGTCCTGGTcagagcatccagagctgtgacTGACAAAGTTACCACCGTCCTAG GTGGTCTTTTCTCCAAGACGGAGATGTCTGAGGTGCTGACGGAGATTGTGAAGGCGGATCCTAAATTTGACAAGGACTCTTTTCTCAAACAGTGTGAGAAAGATATCATCCCAAACATATTGGAG gcTATGATTCGTGGAGAGCTGGATGTATTGAAAGACTGGTGCTATGAAGCG ACATACAGTCAGCTGGCCCATCCAATCCAACAAGCTAGAGCTTTGGGGTTGCTGTTCCAGTCCAAAATCCTTGATATTGACAACATTGAT TTGGCAATGGGGAAGATGATGGACCAGGGCCCAGTTCTAATCATCACCTTCCAGGCCCAAGTTGTCATGGTTTTACGTAGTCCCAAAGGAGACATTGTGGAAGGGGATCCA GAGAAGGTATTAAGGACAATGTATGTTTGGGCGCTTTGTCGCGACCAGGAGGAGCTGAACCCCAACGCGGCGTGGAGACTCCTTGACATCTCCGCATCCAGCACTGAACAGGCTCTCTAG